A region of Fervidobacterium sp. DNA encodes the following proteins:
- a CDS encoding glycoside hydrolase family 13 yields MRVLSFLRIITMFGLMVSLVVLGGVAYKDGKVVFTFKTDIKADVVYLAGNFNNWNPSLWAMKLLNGVWTYEVELKPGSYEYKYVIDGKNWKEDPEAPSFVDDGFGGKNGAFTLTADGKILGSGKISQTKKYELNTKRENTIFVDPEGYVVLRFYNKDAKYVFIAGSFNNWKDNATECYYIENGWWEAVLEIQPGVYEYKFVVDGKWVLDPNAFAYADDGFGGKNGVFELVREGGKLIVRAPVSADKPSTEKTYQTVTTQKVKPGLSVDGKNVVFAVKKENAQEAYLAGSFNNWNPRAMKMQLVEGYWIANLPLQPGTHKYKYVFVIGGSDVWEEDPNAPSYEPDGYGGKNGVFKLVEKDGLLSIEGIEQKAGGLSVKGKYEFEYKFKTDSAKYFVSSGFTNSLALRFEPTADFAIALKYDGADISEALINFSQENYSIVMYYKLPLNFLSDMTFAERNTGILGKLKFLNKYYLVGGLVHKNNQLPWIVGIDGETFKLFMANSYFTDELEFLGEIILSSPFNLSICGMYSLNNTFFASINFSAEQFGLYLSIYNSKLSSEIYTKLGQDKFKLGGAYDLYYGDSEMYAAYLTQQIEYYIGSNLSNVEFKITALGKDRDIGLGVKTELSDPINKTNLTIFGNIRF; encoded by the coding sequence ATGCGTGTTTTAAGTTTTCTCAGGATAATAACAATGTTCGGGCTAATGGTTTCTTTAGTTGTTTTAGGTGGAGTGGCTTATAAAGATGGGAAAGTTGTGTTTACGTTCAAGACGGATATTAAAGCAGACGTAGTTTACCTTGCTGGAAATTTCAACAACTGGAATCCCAGTTTATGGGCAATGAAACTCCTCAACGGAGTCTGGACATATGAGGTAGAACTCAAGCCTGGAAGCTATGAATATAAGTATGTTATAGATGGAAAAAACTGGAAAGAGGATCCAGAAGCTCCATCGTTTGTTGATGATGGGTTCGGCGGAAAGAATGGTGCTTTCACACTAACGGCTGATGGAAAAATACTTGGAAGTGGAAAGATAAGTCAAACTAAAAAGTATGAGCTAAATACGAAAAGAGAAAATACGATATTTGTTGATCCAGAGGGTTATGTTGTGCTAAGGTTCTACAATAAAGATGCCAAATACGTTTTCATAGCAGGTTCATTCAATAACTGGAAAGATAATGCTACTGAGTGTTATTATATTGAAAATGGTTGGTGGGAAGCCGTATTAGAAATACAACCTGGTGTTTATGAGTACAAATTTGTTGTGGATGGTAAATGGGTTCTAGATCCAAATGCCTTTGCTTATGCTGACGATGGATTCGGCGGAAAGAATGGTGTCTTTGAACTTGTTAGAGAAGGTGGAAAGTTGATAGTAAGAGCACCTGTTAGCGCGGACAAACCATCCACCGAGAAAACTTACCAGACGGTAACTACCCAAAAAGTCAAACCTGGACTCTCTGTGGATGGAAAGAACGTTGTCTTTGCGGTTAAGAAAGAAAATGCTCAAGAAGCCTATTTGGCAGGATCCTTCAATAATTGGAATCCAAGAGCTATGAAAATGCAACTTGTAGAAGGTTATTGGATTGCAAATCTGCCATTACAACCAGGAACGCATAAATACAAATATGTTTTTGTGATTGGTGGTTCAGATGTGTGGGAAGAAGATCCGAATGCTCCATCATATGAACCAGACGGGTATGGTGGAAAAAACGGTGTTTTTAAACTTGTTGAAAAGGATGGTCTATTATCGATCGAGGGAATTGAACAAAAGGCTGGTGGATTATCTGTAAAAGGTAAGTATGAGTTCGAGTACAAGTTCAAAACAGATAGTGCAAAATACTTTGTTTCTTCTGGCTTTACAAACTCATTGGCGCTACGTTTTGAACCAACAGCTGACTTTGCCATAGCACTGAAATACGATGGGGCGGATATATCAGAAGCGTTAATCAATTTTTCTCAAGAAAATTACTCTATAGTCATGTACTATAAATTACCTTTGAATTTTCTATCTGACATGACTTTCGCTGAAAGGAACACAGGGATTTTAGGAAAGTTGAAATTCTTGAATAAATACTACCTCGTTGGTGGCTTGGTTCATAAGAATAATCAGTTACCTTGGATTGTAGGAATAGATGGTGAAACCTTTAAGTTATTTATGGCGAACAGCTATTTTACAGATGAGTTAGAATTCTTAGGTGAAATTATTTTAAGTAGCCCGTTTAATCTCTCAATATGTGGAATGTACAGCTTAAATAATACCTTCTTTGCAAGTATTAACTTTTCAGCAGAGCAGTTTGGATTGTATTTGTCCATTTACAACTCAAAGTTAAGTTCCGAAATATATACAAAATTAGGACAAGATAAATTCAAACTTGGAGGGGCTTACGATTTGTATTACGGCGATTCAGAAATGTACGCTGCTTACTTGACACAACAAATTGAATATTACATTGGTTCTAATCTTTCTAATGTTGAATTTAAGATTACAGCTCTTGGTAAAGATAGGGACATTGGTTTGGGCGTAAAAACAGAATTATCTGATCCTATAAATAAGACAAACCTGACAATATTTGGAAACATTAGGTTCTAA
- a CDS encoding response regulator codes for MKTLKFLICDDSKLIRMKLSEILKKLENEEQTVELHEASDGVTAVNLFKEIKPDVVFLDITMPAKSGLEALEEMVSFDKDAKIIMASSVGTKEHLKRAIDLGAVDFIQKPLEEEKVLGIVKKILNLH; via the coding sequence ATGAAAACTTTGAAATTTCTTATATGTGACGACTCAAAACTTATAAGAATGAAACTTTCGGAAATTCTGAAAAAGTTGGAAAACGAAGAGCAGACAGTTGAGCTGCATGAAGCATCTGATGGCGTAACTGCAGTGAATCTTTTCAAAGAAATAAAGCCGGATGTGGTTTTCTTAGATATAACAATGCCTGCTAAAAGTGGACTTGAAGCACTTGAAGAAATGGTTTCATTTGACAAAGATGCGAAAATTATAATGGCATCTTCTGTTGGAACAAAAGAGCATTTAAAAAGGGCTATAGACCTTGGGGCTGTAGATTTCATTCAAAAACCACTGGAAGAAGAAAAGGTTTTAGGTATTGTAAAAAAAATTTTAAACCTGCACTGA
- a CDS encoding HD-GYP domain-containing protein: MREERRSKLLKLETVLDRTFLRSMIGYTITFLVVLVLFFAFVLNYFYESQINSLTSNYLALLHSLENQYKIEFSKGYERLLEEFKGLNIEIERQEYTAEEIFAKVKDIIQRTYPMLQSFEKIDKKDLEETMYGSVLESYLVENPNKVDYLIYNIYFDDYYTKIFLVKLNDKIITVKINTPYYLRIFETFLNLKSYNKFIERINLFTISRNQISVIHQSKQTYKVGENEVKKIQKDIYESYRKFSTKIANKFISHFKKENNIPMRQVQGTNSSISDFYTVKKADKVYAYVFLNLLTGREIGDTVIGRVVLNFSQITTTFSITFTILMILSIFTLLVTTKKTKAFVKELSTTFSKLIQNIKTFSYEKIFTLDTLDFESSVLEVQEILEEYTKLAQELTAAYQEQTALTQQLEASYKEIEYAHKELEKSYLEFARQLAIIAESYDENTGAHILRVSKLTSFIARKLGYPEDFCDKVEKFSPLHDIGKVLCPKEILLKNGPLTTQEFEIMKLHTINGAKLIGDNPNLEIAKNIALHHHEKYDGTGYPFGLSGERIPIEARIVALVDVYDALRSNRPYKRAFTHEESIKILLHGDGRTKPEHFDPEVLKIFIENEKYINELWNKISEGKIN, encoded by the coding sequence TTGAGAGAGGAACGGAGAAGTAAGTTACTAAAATTAGAAACGGTATTGGACCGTACATTTTTGCGAAGTATGATTGGATATACGATAACCTTTTTGGTCGTATTAGTTTTGTTTTTTGCATTTGTTTTAAACTATTTTTACGAAAGTCAGATTAACTCGCTTACATCAAATTATTTAGCCCTACTTCACAGTCTTGAAAATCAGTATAAAATAGAGTTCTCAAAAGGATATGAAAGGCTTTTAGAAGAGTTTAAAGGTCTAAATATCGAGATAGAAAGGCAAGAATATACTGCCGAAGAGATTTTTGCAAAAGTGAAAGATATTATTCAAAGAACATACCCTATGCTCCAATCATTTGAAAAGATTGATAAAAAAGATTTAGAAGAAACTATGTACGGTTCCGTTCTAGAGAGCTATCTTGTGGAAAATCCAAATAAAGTTGATTACTTAATATACAACATATACTTTGATGATTATTATACAAAGATTTTTTTGGTTAAGTTGAACGATAAAATAATAACTGTGAAAATCAACACACCTTATTACCTAAGGATTTTCGAGACATTTCTGAATTTGAAAAGTTACAATAAGTTTATAGAGAGAATAAACTTGTTCACAATTTCAAGAAATCAGATCAGCGTAATACATCAAAGCAAGCAGACGTATAAAGTTGGCGAGAATGAGGTTAAAAAGATTCAAAAAGACATTTATGAAAGTTACAGGAAATTTAGTACGAAAATTGCGAATAAATTCATATCCCATTTTAAGAAAGAAAACAACATTCCTATGCGGCAAGTACAAGGTACCAACAGTTCAATAAGCGATTTTTACACCGTAAAAAAGGCTGATAAAGTTTATGCATATGTATTTTTGAATTTGTTAACTGGTAGAGAGATTGGTGACACAGTTATTGGCAGGGTGGTTCTCAACTTTTCGCAGATTACTACTACATTTTCCATAACTTTTACTATTCTCATGATCTTATCCATATTTACTTTGTTAGTTACAACAAAGAAGACAAAGGCATTTGTTAAAGAACTTAGCACAACATTTTCCAAGTTGATTCAAAATATAAAAACCTTTAGCTATGAAAAGATATTTACGCTTGACACCCTTGACTTTGAAAGTAGTGTTTTGGAGGTTCAAGAAATCTTAGAGGAATACACAAAGTTGGCACAAGAATTGACAGCAGCATATCAAGAACAAACGGCGCTTACACAACAACTTGAAGCATCTTACAAAGAGATTGAATACGCCCATAAGGAGCTTGAAAAGTCCTATCTTGAATTCGCAAGACAGCTGGCAATAATTGCTGAAAGTTATGACGAAAATACCGGTGCCCATATTCTAAGAGTAAGCAAGCTGACGAGTTTCATTGCAAGAAAACTTGGTTATCCCGAAGATTTCTGTGATAAAGTTGAAAAGTTCTCTCCTCTCCATGATATAGGAAAAGTACTTTGTCCAAAAGAAATTTTATTAAAAAACGGGCCACTTACAACTCAAGAATTTGAGATAATGAAACTCCATACGATAAACGGCGCAAAACTAATAGGTGACAATCCAAACTTGGAGATTGCCAAAAATATAGCACTCCATCATCATGAAAAATACGACGGAACCGGTTATCCGTTCGGTTTGTCAGGAGAAAGAATACCTATAGAAGCCAGAATAGTTGCTTTGGTTGATGTATACGACGCTCTCAGGTCTAACAGACCGTACAAAAGAGCCTTTACTCATGAAGAAAGTATAAAAATACTTTTGCATGGTGATGGAAGAACAAAACCCGAACACTTTGATCCAGAAGTACTGAAGATATTCATAGAAAACGAAAAGTACATTAATGAGTTATGGAACAAAATAAGCGAAGGAAAAATAAACTAA